One Rhodococcus sp. P1Y DNA window includes the following coding sequences:
- a CDS encoding mycoredoxin has protein sequence MTTTENTASDNAAALTVYSTTWCGYCRRLKTQLDEAGIEYAEIDIEQDPKSAEFVGSVNNGNHIVPTVLFADGSTATNPTLAAVKRSLGL, from the coding sequence GTGACCACAACCGAGAACACCGCATCCGACAACGCCGCGGCGTTGACCGTCTACTCCACCACGTGGTGCGGGTACTGCCGCAGGCTCAAGACCCAGCTCGACGAGGCTGGTATCGAGTACGCCGAGATCGATATCGAGCAGGATCCGAAGTCGGCGGAGTTCGTCGGTAGCGTCAACAACGGAAATCACATCGTCCCGACGGTCCTTTTTGCGGACGGCTCGACTGCGACGAACCCGACGCTCGCCGCCGTGAAGCGCTCGCTCGGACTCTGA
- a CDS encoding ATP-dependent DNA helicase UvrD2 — MMDAMSVDSMIAGLDPEQSAAVAAPRGPVCVLAGAGTGKTRTITRRIAHLVSAGHVSAGQVLAVTFTARAAGEMRGRLRELGVGGDGPPVQARTFHAAALRQLKYFWPQVVGDTGWQLLDRKFALVSQAAHRAGVSTSTDAVRDLAGEIEWAKGSLIAPEDYPAIAAKLRREVPMDAAKVSSVYAGYEDLKSHGGDGMLLDFDDLLLHTAAALEENSAVAQEFRERYRCFVVDEYQDVTPLQQRVLDAWLGERDDLTVVGDANQTIYSFTGATPRYLLDFSRRFPDATVVRLERDYRSTPEVVSLANRVIGAARGRIAGTRLQLIGQRPAGPEPEFSEYDDEPAEADGVARAIKRLISKGVAPAEIAVLYRINAQSEVHEQALTELQIPYQVRGGEGFFNRPEVRQGISALRSASGRDDLPEESTVGQGLPSLVRAVLAPLGLTATEPTGAQAREKWASLGGLVQVAEELVAQDPDLNLDRLLGELAARAEARHPPVVQGVTLASLHAAKGLEWDAVFIVGLVDGTLPISHALGNDPSANNDAAIEEERRLLYVGVTRAREHLHLSWALARNEGGRKSRRRSRFLGGLIPEDSPASRIAAPTTKKSGPKCRLCGKALLGTAATMLGRCESHPSDVDIALLDALKAWRLDMSRELKVPAYVVFSDMTLTAIAEQQPQDERGLVAIPGIGAKKLERFGEDVLAVVRESSSA, encoded by the coding sequence ATGATGGACGCCATGTCTGTGGATTCGATGATCGCCGGGTTGGATCCCGAACAGTCGGCTGCCGTGGCAGCCCCCCGCGGGCCAGTGTGTGTACTCGCCGGCGCCGGCACCGGCAAGACACGCACGATCACGCGGCGAATCGCCCACCTCGTGTCCGCTGGCCACGTGTCGGCCGGCCAGGTGCTCGCGGTGACCTTCACGGCGCGCGCGGCGGGTGAGATGCGTGGCCGCTTGCGGGAGCTCGGGGTGGGCGGAGACGGTCCGCCGGTTCAGGCCCGCACGTTTCACGCTGCCGCGCTTCGTCAGCTCAAGTACTTCTGGCCTCAGGTCGTCGGCGACACCGGTTGGCAGTTGCTCGACCGCAAGTTCGCGTTGGTGAGCCAGGCAGCGCACCGAGCCGGTGTCTCGACGTCGACCGATGCGGTGCGCGATCTCGCCGGCGAGATCGAATGGGCCAAGGGCTCCCTGATCGCTCCCGAGGACTACCCGGCAATCGCTGCGAAGCTACGGCGAGAAGTTCCCATGGACGCAGCGAAGGTCTCGTCGGTCTATGCAGGATACGAGGATCTCAAATCGCACGGCGGCGACGGCATGCTGCTCGACTTCGACGACCTGTTGTTGCACACAGCCGCTGCACTGGAAGAGAATTCCGCAGTCGCACAGGAGTTCCGTGAGCGGTATCGCTGCTTCGTAGTCGACGAATACCAGGACGTCACACCGTTGCAACAGCGGGTTCTCGATGCCTGGCTGGGCGAGAGGGACGATCTGACCGTCGTGGGGGACGCGAATCAGACGATCTACTCCTTCACCGGCGCGACGCCGCGTTATCTGCTCGATTTCTCTCGCCGTTTCCCCGACGCCACCGTCGTCCGGCTCGAACGCGACTATCGGTCGACGCCCGAGGTTGTGTCGCTGGCAAACCGGGTGATCGGCGCAGCCCGAGGACGTATCGCGGGCACCAGATTGCAGCTCATCGGCCAGCGGCCGGCGGGACCGGAGCCCGAGTTCTCCGAGTACGACGACGAACCGGCCGAGGCCGACGGCGTTGCGCGGGCAATCAAGCGGTTGATCTCGAAGGGTGTCGCGCCGGCCGAGATTGCGGTGCTCTACCGGATCAACGCGCAATCGGAAGTGCACGAGCAAGCGCTGACGGAACTACAGATTCCCTATCAGGTGCGAGGTGGCGAGGGGTTCTTCAACAGACCCGAGGTGCGGCAAGGTATCTCGGCGCTGCGGAGCGCGTCGGGGCGCGATGATCTCCCCGAAGAGTCGACGGTGGGGCAAGGGCTTCCGTCGTTGGTGAGGGCCGTTCTGGCGCCGCTCGGTTTGACTGCGACCGAGCCGACCGGCGCGCAGGCGCGCGAGAAGTGGGCGTCGTTGGGCGGTCTCGTTCAGGTCGCCGAGGAGTTGGTCGCCCAGGACCCCGATCTGAACCTGGACCGTTTGCTCGGCGAGTTGGCCGCCCGGGCAGAGGCTCGTCACCCACCTGTCGTGCAGGGTGTGACGTTGGCGTCGCTCCACGCGGCAAAGGGATTGGAATGGGACGCGGTGTTCATCGTCGGCCTCGTCGACGGAACACTTCCGATTTCCCACGCCCTCGGCAACGATCCCAGTGCCAACAACGACGCTGCCATCGAGGAGGAGCGGCGTCTGTTGTACGTCGGTGTCACCCGTGCGCGGGAGCACCTGCACCTGTCCTGGGCTCTCGCGCGCAACGAAGGCGGACGCAAGTCCAGGCGGCGGTCGAGATTTCTCGGCGGTCTGATACCCGAGGACTCGCCCGCGTCGCGCATCGCAGCACCCACGACGAAGAAGTCCGGGCCGAAATGCAGACTGTGCGGCAAAGCGCTGCTCGGTACTGCGGCGACGATGCTGGGACGGTGTGAGAGCCACCCCAGTGACGTCGACATCGCGCTGCTCGACGCATTGAAGGCATGGCGTCTCGACATGTCGCGCGAGTTGAAGGTTCCGGCCTACGTGGTTTTCAGTGATATGACACTGACCGCTATTGCCGAACAGCAGCCGCAAGACGAGCGCGGGCTTGTCGCGATCCCTGGTATCGGGGCGAAGAAGCTCGAACGCTTCGGCGAGGACGTGCTGGCAGTAGTACGAGAGTCGTCGAGCGCCTGA
- a CDS encoding WhiB family transcriptional regulator: protein MKNSAGEVPCRIADPDLWFADSPGELERAKALCAQCPVRRICLSAALDRAEPWGVWGGEILDQGVVIARKRPRGRPRKQQQVA from the coding sequence ATGAAGAACTCGGCAGGCGAAGTGCCGTGCCGCATAGCTGATCCCGATCTGTGGTTCGCCGACAGTCCGGGTGAACTCGAGCGGGCGAAGGCACTGTGTGCTCAGTGCCCCGTCCGACGGATCTGCCTGAGCGCGGCACTCGACCGCGCCGAACCGTGGGGCGTGTGGGGCGGCGAAATTCTCGACCAAGGAGTCGTGATCGCGCGCAAACGCCCGCGTGGACGTCCTCGTAAGCAACAGCAGGTCGCGTAG